A single window of Dermacentor albipictus isolate Rhodes 1998 colony chromosome 1, USDA_Dalb.pri_finalv2, whole genome shotgun sequence DNA harbors:
- the LOC135916355 gene encoding transmembrane protein 230 isoform X4: protein MMGRKDAAAMYDNEKKHFSNVKYQRMQRTDDGFVDIQFQKTLSRIPKKAIALATCLFIGGSALIVLASFIFAGFFDPKYDDSSWPVLVLGALMFIPGAYHVRIAYYAYKKYPGYTFDDIPDFD, encoded by the exons AT GATGGGTCGCAAGGATGCTGCTGCTATGTATGACAATGAGAAGAAGCACTTCAGCAATGTCAAATACCAGCGCATGCAGCGGACTGATGATGGCTTCGTAGATATCCAG TTTCAGAAAACTCTGTCGAGGATTCCCAAGAAAGCCATTGCACTTGCAACTTGCCTATTCATTGGTGGATCTGCACTGATTGTCTTGGCATCATTCATTTTTGCTGGATTTTTCGACCCAAAA tatGATGACAGCAGCTGGCCAGTCCTTGTTCTGGGAGCCCTTATGTTCATCCCCGGTGCTTATCATGTACGCATTGCATACTATGCTTATAAGAAGTATCCAGGCTATACATTTGATGACATCCCAGATTTTGATTAG
- the LOC135916355 gene encoding transmembrane protein 230 isoform X2, with the protein MFSMACLTCISLAVVPTLSLHGMGRKDAAAMYDNEKKHFSNVKYQRMQRTDDGFVDIQFQKTLSRIPKKAIALATCLFIGGSALIVLASFIFAGFFDPKYDDSSWPVLVLGALMFIPGAYHVRIAYYAYKKYPGYTFDDIPDFD; encoded by the exons ATGTTTTCGATGGC CTGTCTGACGTGCATATCACTCGCCGTCGTGCCAACGCTGAGTCTGCATGG GATGGGTCGCAAGGATGCTGCTGCTATGTATGACAATGAGAAGAAGCACTTCAGCAATGTCAAATACCAGCGCATGCAGCGGACTGATGATGGCTTCGTAGATATCCAG TTTCAGAAAACTCTGTCGAGGATTCCCAAGAAAGCCATTGCACTTGCAACTTGCCTATTCATTGGTGGATCTGCACTGATTGTCTTGGCATCATTCATTTTTGCTGGATTTTTCGACCCAAAA tatGATGACAGCAGCTGGCCAGTCCTTGTTCTGGGAGCCCTTATGTTCATCCCCGGTGCTTATCATGTACGCATTGCATACTATGCTTATAAGAAGTATCCAGGCTATACATTTGATGACATCCCAGATTTTGATTAG
- the LOC135916355 gene encoding transmembrane protein 230 isoform X3: MFSMAMGRKDAAAMYDNEKKHFSNVKYQRMQRTDDGFVDIQFQKTLSRIPKKAIALATCLFIGGSALIVLASFIFAGFFDPKYDDSSWPVLVLGALMFIPGAYHVRIAYYAYKKYPGYTFDDIPDFD, encoded by the exons ATGTTTTCGATGGC GATGGGTCGCAAGGATGCTGCTGCTATGTATGACAATGAGAAGAAGCACTTCAGCAATGTCAAATACCAGCGCATGCAGCGGACTGATGATGGCTTCGTAGATATCCAG TTTCAGAAAACTCTGTCGAGGATTCCCAAGAAAGCCATTGCACTTGCAACTTGCCTATTCATTGGTGGATCTGCACTGATTGTCTTGGCATCATTCATTTTTGCTGGATTTTTCGACCCAAAA tatGATGACAGCAGCTGGCCAGTCCTTGTTCTGGGAGCCCTTATGTTCATCCCCGGTGCTTATCATGTACGCATTGCATACTATGCTTATAAGAAGTATCCAGGCTATACATTTGATGACATCCCAGATTTTGATTAG
- the LOC135916355 gene encoding transmembrane protein 230 isoform X1, whose translation MGQFLSTICLFLILLRSLENYETKMMGRKDAAAMYDNEKKHFSNVKYQRMQRTDDGFVDIQFQKTLSRIPKKAIALATCLFIGGSALIVLASFIFAGFFDPKYDDSSWPVLVLGALMFIPGAYHVRIAYYAYKKYPGYTFDDIPDFD comes from the exons ATGGGTCAGTTTTTGTCAACAATTTGTCTCTTTCTGATCTTGCTACGTTCTTTAGAAAATTACGAGACAAAAAT GATGGGTCGCAAGGATGCTGCTGCTATGTATGACAATGAGAAGAAGCACTTCAGCAATGTCAAATACCAGCGCATGCAGCGGACTGATGATGGCTTCGTAGATATCCAG TTTCAGAAAACTCTGTCGAGGATTCCCAAGAAAGCCATTGCACTTGCAACTTGCCTATTCATTGGTGGATCTGCACTGATTGTCTTGGCATCATTCATTTTTGCTGGATTTTTCGACCCAAAA tatGATGACAGCAGCTGGCCAGTCCTTGTTCTGGGAGCCCTTATGTTCATCCCCGGTGCTTATCATGTACGCATTGCATACTATGCTTATAAGAAGTATCCAGGCTATACATTTGATGACATCCCAGATTTTGATTAG
- the LOC135916355 gene encoding transmembrane protein 230 isoform X5: MGRKDAAAMYDNEKKHFSNVKYQRMQRTDDGFVDIQFQKTLSRIPKKAIALATCLFIGGSALIVLASFIFAGFFDPKYDDSSWPVLVLGALMFIPGAYHVRIAYYAYKKYPGYTFDDIPDFD; the protein is encoded by the exons ATGGGTCGCAAGGATGCTGCTGCTATGTATGACAATGAGAAGAAGCACTTCAGCAATGTCAAATACCAGCGCATGCAGCGGACTGATGATGGCTTCGTAGATATCCAG TTTCAGAAAACTCTGTCGAGGATTCCCAAGAAAGCCATTGCACTTGCAACTTGCCTATTCATTGGTGGATCTGCACTGATTGTCTTGGCATCATTCATTTTTGCTGGATTTTTCGACCCAAAA tatGATGACAGCAGCTGGCCAGTCCTTGTTCTGGGAGCCCTTATGTTCATCCCCGGTGCTTATCATGTACGCATTGCATACTATGCTTATAAGAAGTATCCAGGCTATACATTTGATGACATCCCAGATTTTGATTAG